In the genome of bacterium, the window CAAGAATGGCGGTAAAAAGCAAGCTGCGCGGCACCGTTAAAAAGGCCACTGCGGTGAAGACCGGCGAACAGTTGCCAAATGCCTATTCCCAGATAGACAAGGCCGCCAAAAAAGGGGTGCTCCACAAGAATACCGCAGCCCGGATGAAATCACGTCTGGCCAAGGCCGTCAAGAAAGTTTAACCAGTTTCCCTTAAGTTAGTTTCCATTATACCATAAAAGAATCGTCCCGGCCAAGCACGGGACGATTCTTTTTTCGTTTTACAGCGCTGCTGTTATTTGATGATATTGGGGG includes:
- the rpsT gene encoding 30S ribosomal protein S20, producing the protein MAETKKRNTKKKINSAVKRARQAIKRRTARMAVKSKLRGTVKKATAVKTGEQLPNAYSQIDKAAKKGVLHKNTAARMKSRLAKAVKKV